From Apium graveolens cultivar Ventura chromosome 9, ASM990537v1, whole genome shotgun sequence, the proteins below share one genomic window:
- the LOC141686182 gene encoding uncharacterized protein LOC141686182 has protein sequence MEVYQINDLTKCHLLAATLRDNAHQWFKRLPANSIRSWRQISEMFLSQFRASVAYAPPANTLANIKQKDNETLNEYLKHFNEEVPKVRTVSEETYKNFLIVGVKPRTDFWKELQRREPRTLAAFYAKAEPHKVVEESLAKLKRDNNLGGSGNWSKNKRNMPYSPKGRGYACRTSYGTTPYSGNQADGSEKNDKKAPITVYTTGSQRSVNYKYPAKREAARYTEYTPLTALIGHIFEVGDKSGIFRKTARNGPPGRKDMARYCAFHDANRHETAKCRHLKDHIEDLIRKGFTTEFVVEEAKRYKDDKAGKEGEK, from the coding sequence ATGGAGGTATACCAAATTAATGACCTGACTAAGTGTCATTTGTTGGCTGCTACATTGAGGGACAATGCCCACCAATGGTTTAAGAGGCTTCCAGCTAATTCTATCAGATCCTGGAGGCAAATTAGCGAAATGTTTTTGTCCCAATTTCGAGCTTCGGTAGCATATGCTCCACCTGCTAATACGCTGGCCAATATCAAGCAAAAAGATAATGAGACTTTGAACGAATACCTTAAGCATTTTAATGAAGAAGTGCCCAAAGTGAGGACAGTCTCAGAAGAAACTTATAAGAACTTCCTGATAGTCGGAGTTAAGCCAAGAACAGACTTCTGGAAAGAGCTCCAGCGACGTGAGCCAAGGACTTTAGCAGCCTTCTATGCCAAGGCAGAACCCCACAAGGTGGTGGAAGAATCGTTGGCTAAACTCAAAAGGGATAATAACCTAGGAGGCTCAGGAAATTGGAGCAAAAATAAGAGGAATATGCCTTATAGCCCTAAAGGAAGGGGGTATGCTTGTAGGACCTCGTATGGGACGACCCCATATAGTGGGAACCAAGCGGACGGGTCAGAGAAGAATGATAAGAAGGCCCCAATTACGGTGTATACTACTGGCTCTCAAAGGAGCGTGAATTATAAGTACCCCGCTAAAAGAGAGGCTGCTAGGTATACGGAGTATACCCCCTTAACTGCCCTGATAGGGCATATCTTTGAAGTTGGGGACAAAAGTGGCATTTTCCGTAAAACAGCCCGAAATGGACCACCTGGAAGAAAGGATATGGCTCGATATTGTGCTTTCCATGATGCTAATAGACATGAGACGGCAAAATGTCGTCACTTGAAAGACCACATAGAGGATCTGATCAGAAAAGGATTTACGACAGAATTTGTAGTTGAAGAAGCTAAAAGATATAAGGATGATAAGGCGGGAAAGGAAGGGGAAAAGTAA
- the LOC141686183 gene encoding uncharacterized protein LOC141686183, with product MKNYAHEVRGPILTNIYNLSERPPKYFKRESADVNFREADARHMHHPHNDALVVNALIGGTNVYQMLVDNGSSVNILAYSTYQKIGLVDNELLPFYNDVYGFTGPPVLVVGRIKLPVTLGEEPWTATRITEFVVVNEDISYNGIIGRPLLREMRIITFIHHFSIKFPTPNGIGWVKGCHVDSRECYNRALHMAM from the coding sequence ATGAAAAATTATGCTCATGAAGTAAGGGGGCCGATTCTCACTAATATCTACAACCTATCAGAGAGGCCTCCCAAGTACTTTAAAAGGGAATCAGCCGACGTAAACTTCAGAGAGGCAGACGCCCGACACATGCATCACCCCCACAATGATGCCCTAGTCGTGAATGCTTTAATTGGAGGAACTAACGTATACCAAATGTTGGTAGATAATGGGAGTTCTGTCAATATCTTGGCCTATAGCACATACCAGAAAATAGGGCTAGTAGACAACGAGTTATTACCCTTCTATAATGATGTGTACGGATTTACCGGCCCCCCTGTCTTGGTGGTGGGGCGAATTAAATTGCCTGTCACCCTGGGGGAAGAGCCTTGGACAGCCACGCGAATCACCGAGTTCGTGGTTGTAAATGAAGATATCTCCTATAATGGGATTATTGGCAGGCCCTTACTGAGGGAAATGagaattattacttttattcaccACTTCTCTATAAAATTCCCTACCCCTAACGGGATTGGATGGGTGAAGGGATGTCACGTGGACTCTAGGGAATGTTACAACAGAGCTCTACATATGGCAATGTGA